The Chlorocebus sabaeus isolate Y175 chromosome 14, mChlSab1.0.hap1, whole genome shotgun sequence genome segment aacacggtgaaaccccgtctctactaaaaatacaaaaaaactagccgggcgcggtggcgggcgcctgtagtcccagctacacgggaggctgaggcaggagaatggtgtgaacccaggaagcggagcttgcagtgagtggagatcgcgccgctgcactccagcctgggggacagagcgagactccgtctcaaaaaaaaaaaagaaaagaaaagaaaaaaatccagatggtatacacacctaggctatgtggtctAGCCTACTGCTCCTAGGTTACAAGCCTGTACAGCATGCTACTGTAGTGAATACTGTAGGTGACTGTGACACAGTGGTGAGCGTTTGTGTATCTAAACTTAGAAAAGGtggctaggtgtagtggctcacgcctgtaatcccagcactttgggaggccaaggcaggcagatcacctcagatggggagttcgagaccagcctggccaacatgaagaaaccccgtctctactaaaaatacaaaaattagccaggtgtgtggcacatgcttgtaatcccagctactcaggaggctgaggcacaagaatcacttgaacccaggaggcagaggttgcagtgagccaaaagtgcaccactgcactccaccctgggtgacagagtgagattctttctcaaaaaaaacaaaaacaaaacatagaaaaggtgcagTAAAATCTGGTGTAAAAGATAAAagatgggccgggtgtggtggctcacacctgtaatcccagcactttgggaggccgagcaagtggatcacctgaggtcaggagttagcgaccagcgtggccaacatgatgaaaccctgtctctactaaaaatacaagaattaacggcgtggtggcgggtgcctgtaatcccagctactcaggaggctgaagcaggagaattgcttgaacccaggaggcagaggttgcagtgagccaagattgcaccattgctctccagcctgggcaacaagatcaaaactctgtcttagaaaaaaggccgggcgcggtggctcaagcctgtaatcccagcactttgggaggccgaggcgggcggatcacgaggtcaggagatcgagaccatcctggctaacccggtgaaacctcgtctctactaaaaaaatacaaaaaaactagccgggcgtggtggcgggcgcctgtagtctcagctgctcgggaggctgaggcaggagaatggcgtaaacccgggaggcggagcttgcagtgagctgagatccggccactgcactccagcctgggtgacagagcgagactccgtctcaaaaaaaaaaaaaaaaaaaaaagataaaagatggcAGAGCTGTATAGGGCATTTCCCAGGCATGGAGTGTGCGGGACTGGGAGCTGCTCTGGGTGtgtcagtgagtggtgagtgaccGTGACGCTGTACACTTAGGCAATACTAGGTTtatacagaattatttttcttcaagaataaattaaccttagtttaacttttttactttatcaaCTTAAACACTTTTTGGctcttgtaataacacttagcttaaaacacaaatacattgtacagctgcacaaaaatattttctttatatccttattctgtgAGCTTTTTTCTAATTAAAGTCTTTTTGGGGGCTGGGTGGAGTGGCTtacgcctgttaatcccagcattttgggaggccgagttgcgcagatcacttgaggtcaagagtttgagaccacgaccttgaaaccccaactctactaaaaatataaaaattagccggacatggtggcaggtgcctgtaatcccaactactagggaggctgaggcaggagactctcttgaacccgggaggtggaggttgcagtgggctgagatcacaccactgcacaccactCTGGGCAGCAgtgcgagactccttctcaaagaaaacaaaaacaaaaactttttttttttactccttaaacttttttgtttaaaacaataaaagtatagcaaatacataaaccagtaacatgtcatttctttcattaaaaagtactataggctggcacggtggctcacgcctgtaatcccaacacactgggaggccgaggaaggtggatcacctgaggataggagttcgagaccagcctggccaacatggtgaaaccttctctactaaaaatacaaaactcgcctgtagccccagctactcgggaggctgagggcagataatcacttgaagctgggagatggaggttgcagtgagccaagatcgtgccattgcactccagcctgagagacaagagtgagattctgtctcaaaaaaaaaaaaaaaaaaaagtactatttaCTGCACATAATTCTGTGTGATAGACTTCTTTATATCACTGGCAGTGCAGTGAGTTTGTTTTCACcaacatcaccacaaacatgtgtgACACTGTGCATTGCCTTAGGATTGCTGTAGTACCACTAGGCAgtaagaatttttcagctccattataatctgaGGGGACCACCCTTGTATATGCAGTACATTGTTGAACATAAGCAGTTATTCAGCCCCTGactgtttctttgaaaaggaaCCCTGACAGCAGAGAAAGGCCTGGATTTCTATCAGATGGGCTTCAACCCTTGAGGTTTCTCCAGGGCTTTGGGTAAAGGAAAGACAGAGTCCATACACACACAGGAATGGATGCAGAGCCAGGGAAAGGAAGCCCAGAGCAGTTGTAGGATAGTCTGAGAGCCCTTAAAGATATTCactcactttgcaatttcccagGTGACTGCCTTGCCAGAGTCTAGGTAGCTGGACTCCAAGGTCTGAGCAATGGGCATAGTCAGAGAGAGATCCAAGGGGGCCGTGGGCCTTCCTCTTTCCCCGGGGCTCACAGACACTCAGCCAAGCACTTGTGCCTGCAGGTGTCAGTGTGAAGAAGGGGCATGAGTTGGTGAACATCTATTGCCCCATTGCGGTCTCCAACACAGGGCTGTTCAACACCTATGAGCACCTACTGCCGGGGAATGCCCGCCGTCTGCCAGGTAAAAGGCGGGTCTGCACTGCCCCTCTTGCAGGTTCCCCAACGTGTCCCCTTCTGGAGCCAGCTTGCTCCATTTGGGTCATGCTTCCCCTCTTCTTGGCCGGCCCTCTGACTGTACTTAAGCAACAAGGTGAGAAGGCTGCCTCTAATGTCATCCTAACCCTACCACTGAatgttggggaaactgaggcccatacAGATTAATTACAGTCCTGAGGCCACTCAGCTGAAAGGGGCAGGGCTGAGTGGAGTAGCTGGTCTGATTTGAAAGCTCCAGCTCCTCCCACTCTTCCGGGCTGAGCGGGTTTCCAGagaagaggcctcaggaggagaagcaggagagCAGGCAGCCCACAGGGAGCAGAGCCGCTGAGCCACCGCGGCTGAGGTCCCGCCACTTCATGTAACTGGATGCATCTGGTGTGATCTGAGGAAGGGAGGCTGCTGGGAAGGGCGAACCAGGAACCCAGCAGGGGTGAGAGAGAGGGGCCCAGATGAAGGGCTCAGGCTGGGGCGGGAGCTGGAGACCACAGAGCAGCTCCGATGTGGTGTGGTGGAAACCCTGGCTGGTGCAAGAGCCAGAGAGCAAAGAGCCCTGACCCCAAAGGGTGGGCCCGGGACTGCTCCCTGAGGAGCCGGGGAAGGGGAGAGCAGAGTAGGCTGGGGGGTAAAACAAGGTCCCGGCCTTCCTCATGGGGACTGGGTGGTATGTGAGTTGTGATTGTCTCCAGGGCATAGGGTGGCTCCACCTATGCCAGCCTCTCTTTCCCTTGCCCCACGTGGCTGGGCCTACAGCCTGCACGGCCTCCCCTCTCTCAGACCTGGGGAGCTGAGGGGGTGAGGCAGAGACAGCCCAGGGGCAGAGTATGGGGGTTAGGCATGGTGCACAGACAGCCTCTGCCTTTGTTACTTCCTACCTTTCTCTCTGTGACACTGATCTCCCTTCTCCCCTGTCCCAGGACCTCTGGGCACTGACACTGTCCTGGCCAGGCCCAGCATCTTACCCAGGCAGCCCAGCTAGAGCCATCTGTCCCTCTTGCACTCCATCCCTGTTCCTGTGTTTCTTCCTCCTGAATACAACCTGAGGGCCTCACAAATATTTAGTTATACGAATgaagcaggccaggcgcagtgactcatgccttcaatccccagcactttgggaggccaaggcgggcagatcacttgaggtcaggagttcgaaaatagcctggccaatgtggtgaaaccccatctctactgaaaatacaaacattagtgggtgtggtggtacgtgcctgtaatcccagctactcgggaggctgaggcaggagaatcgcttgagcctgggaggcggaggttgcagtgagcagagatcacgcaactgcactccagcctgggcgacagagcaagactccatctaaaaataaatgttttttaaaaaaggaaaaagcagaggAGCCAGGGGCCCAGCATCCCTCAGGCAGGTGCCAGAGCTGGTCCCGGGAATGGGAAGACAGCAGAAGAATCTGTGGGGGCAGTTTCTGGAATACTGGTCTCGGGTCATCTGCTGAGGAGTGGGGAAGCCCAGCTGTTTAGGTCTGGGGGACATCAGGTGCCCCACAGTGGCTGCGGCCTCTGCCATAGTGCagttcttccctcctccctccagctgAGTCCTGAGATGCCAAGTACCAGTCAGGCCACCTGCCTTTGCTCACATGCATGGCATCCCTCTGGAGGCCTACGTGTTCTGACGTCACACTAGGAATCATGCATGTTCACTCACTCCATGGCTGCATAAAAGTTAATCCTGAAATCAGGCTGGTAATGAGCTGCTGTTCACGTGTGTGGTCTTCATAGAGGGAGCCCAGTCACGCGCTTCCCACTTCAAGacatgaaggggaagatgggaGGCAGTAAGCCTGACCCTCCTGCAGGTGCTAAGCCAGTTCATGGGGGTTGAGGACCAGGGCTGGGCGTTGCCTGCCTCTGAAGGGGCTTGGAGCACAGACGGGGGAGGTGGAAGAATAGGAACCCAGGGCAGTGTCCTTCCCAGGTAAGAGGAGACAGAAGAGCAGACGCCTGCCAACGTCAAGTTGAAATAGCTGTAAAACTGGCCTGGGCACTGAGGATAAGGCTCAGGACACAGTGAGCGGGCACCCTGAAGCTCTCCTGGGAGCAGGGAGTGGCAGTCTCTGGTCATAGTTCACACAGGCACCACCCACTCCCCTTGGCAGGTGTGAAGCAGCAGCTGGGGATGGTGCGGCCTGGCTTAGGCATGATGTCTGTTTTCATCTGCCTGCAAGGCACCAAGGAGGACCTGCATCTGCCGTCCACCAACTACTATGTTTACTATGACACGGACATGGACCAGGCGTAaggtgcacgtgtgtgtgtgtgtgtgtgttgcacgTGCCTCCCTGCTTGACTCAGAATGAGCAGAGGATATGGAATGGGAGGAAATGGGCAATATCTAATTTGCTCCTGGAAGTTTGTCACCTCAAGGCTGTGGCTCAGCTTCACCCCTGTGGGGAGTCCCTAGGGCTGAGCAGTCCTTACAGTGGTTCTGGGGTTTTGAGGACAAAAGCCTGAAGATTGCACCACACTCCTGTCACACGCAGGATGGAGCGCTATGTCTCCATGCCCAGGGAAAAGGCTGCGGAACACATCCCTCTTCTGTTCATCGCTTTCCCATCAGCCAAGGATCCGACCTGGGAGGACCGATTCCCAGGTGGGGCTGCGGGTCCTGGGTgagaggctggagggaggggccGGGCAGTAGTAATATCAGCTCTGACCCCCAGGCCGGTCCAGCATGACCATGCTCATACCCAGCGCCTATGAGTGGTTTGAGGAGTGGCAGGCGGAGCTGAAGGGAAAGCGGGGCAGTGACTATGAGACCTTCAAAAACTCCTCTGTGGAAGCCTCTATGTCAGTGGTCATGAAACTGTTCCCACAGCTGGAGGGGAAGGTAGGGGGTAAAATATTTGGGGTGGTGACGGACCTCATGGTGCGATTTCTGCCCTTTCCCTGCAAAGACAGGGGAATCGGGTCCCACGACATGAGCCCCAGGGAAGGACAGGGCACCCATACCCGCAGTCAGCAAATGGGAGACagtggaagagggaggggagCCAGGATCTCACGTGCCCGCCCCACCCTTTGTGCCCTCAGGTGGAGAGTGTGACTGCAGGATCCCCACTCACCAACCAGTTTTATCTGGCTGCTCCCCAAGGCGCCTGCTACGGGGCTGACCACAACCTGGGCCGCCTGCACCCTCATGTGATAGCCTTCTTGAGGGCCCAGAGCCCCATCCCCAACCTCTACCTGACAGGTATACTCACTGCCCCATGTTGTCAGGACCTGAGACCC includes the following:
- the LOC103219951 gene encoding all-trans-retinol 13,14-reductase-like; its protein translation is MWSSLLLLGYKPVQHATVVNTSERDPRGPWAFLFPRGSQTLSQALVPAGVSVKKGHELVNIYCPIAVSNTGLFNTYEHLLPGNARRLPGVKQQLGMVRPGLGMMSVFICLQGTKEDLHLPSTNYYVYYDTDMDQAMERYVSMPREKAAEHIPLLFIAFPSAKDPTWEDRFPGRSSMTMLIPSAYEWFEEWQAELKGKRGSDYETFKNSSVEASMSVVMKLFPQLEGKVESVTAGSPLTNQFYLAAPQGACYGADHNLGRLHPHVIAFLRAQSPIPNLYLTGILTAPCCQDLRPWAPVAQHPLFLSSGPAVPCSFPSPEQGCLGRLWPRS